A region of Vanessa cardui chromosome 1, ilVanCard2.1, whole genome shotgun sequence DNA encodes the following proteins:
- the LOC124541575 gene encoding COPII coat assembly protein sec16-like, with amino-acid sequence MKSKAVFFILFVYFCKVDVNALSFPGPRVYVVTPSSRSVRKDENKKAPFYYHNWMRRMDSEQNVTTTTTPAPAVKTPDLIFAEFESDGSKQKSIRKLLEKEKIAKTSTMSPIYVPDDEENKVTRVVNYGLPVNLNNHDTPINDDSTEKSTYPFMFDNDYYNNVHEPVYSPSTTQSTTKATTTTTTENSHVNIENIWHIIDDEKLNQYSGNWQEVQLNSKEENVKKNNENDENTYDDQKQLEDEEHRQNNEDESDEVKIDENFALPGFATNPGSGAENESRAIRTEPNIRFPYVNLKPFQMKPSKKPSYQNLSNSKKTSNLLTNLDNFSDLKHPVRGEAQDINPSNSLIDRYNPAQPYLPQPNYGSKLSKQSSPVYAPPKATANLVPPPPPPSKASDDDFPAPVSYDSFPPYAPSGPSYNQVAPPQSSPTPSISVDLPFSNTPDNSMTSDTSDGDDVPMMDLGYRYKPPSNKENSDDNSMASMGYEYKPPSPPVPQFFPTVPPAPKPFGGYSYNKPSMIADLAPMVVADKPEVQGYHYPKPESSKPPTDYMPQSYDSHPPYGHDDLPPHGHNSDYPDLIFQKPHDDMKGGDMKDHDIGMMPPSPHSDVKPETYGPSMDDHGFPVDFPTDFKFHHDFDDHDHDHYHYHHPTTSTTETPRVNRFSYYYLGKKLYYLPLYFSVYFIIYVGALIIKAVLRHKIVYPNSWRPNTTTATFFSKRSVDEFTSSENLHEITRKVTHAIATAAEKYMSGKNKNV; translated from the exons ATGAAATCAAAagcagtattttttattttatttgtgtactTTTGTAAAGTTGATGTGAACGCTTTAAGTTTCCCCGGACCTCGAGTGTATGTTGTTACTCCATCATCGCGATCGGTACGaaaagatgaaaataaaaaagcaccATTTTACTATCACAATTGGATGAGAAGAATGGATTCGGAGCAGAACGTTACCACTACTACGACCCCGGCGCCAGCAGTAAAGACACCTGATTTGATATTTGCGGAATTTGAATCTGATGGAAGTAAACAAAAATCAATTAGAAAATTACTAGAAAAAGAGAAAATAGCCAAAACGTCAACAATGAGCCCCATTTACGTACCCGATGATGAAGAAAATAAAGTCACTCGTGTGGTAAACTATGGTTTACCAGTAAATCTAAACAATCACGATACTCCAATTAACGACGATTCTACCGAAAAATCTACTTATCCTTTTATGTTCGATaacgattattataataatgtgcaTGAGCCTGTATACTCGCCTTCTACAACACAATCGACGACTAAAGCTACAACAACAACGACCACGGAAAATTCacatgtaaatattgaaaatatatggcATATAATTGACGACGAAAAGCTAAATCAGTATTCTGGAAATTGGCAAGAGGTTCAACTTAACTCAAAAGAAGAAAATgtgaagaaaaataatgaaaatgacGAGAATACATATGATGACCAAAAACAATTAGAAGATGAAGAACATCGACAAAATAACGAAGACGAAAGTGATGAAGTCAAGATAGATGAAAATTTTGCTTTACCGGG tTTTGCTACAAATCCAGGTAGTGGAGCAGAAAATGAATCAAGAGCTATAAGAACTGAGCCTAACATAAGATTTCCATATGTCAATCTTAAACCATTCCAAATGAAACCATCGAAAAAGCCTTCATatcaaaatttatcaaatagTAAGAAAActagtaatttattaacaaacttGGATAATTTTTCCGACTTGAAACATCCAGTGAGAGGAGAAGCTCAAGATATTAATCCTAGTAATTCACTTATTGACCGGTACAATCCAGCGCAACCATATTTACCACAACCTAATTATGGTAGTAAATTATCTAAGCAATCTAGCCCCGTTTATGCTCCACCAAAAGCAACCGCGAATTTAGTTCCTCCACCACCCCCGCCTTCAAAAGCTAGCGATGACGATTTCCCTGCCCCAGTTAGCTACGATTCGTTTCCTCCCTATGCACCATCTGGTCCAAGTTATAACCAAGTAGCACCACCCCAATCTTCACCAACACCGTCGATTTCTGTtgatttaccattttcaaataCTCCTGATAACTCAATGACCTCTGATACGAGCGACGGAGACGACGTACCAATGATGGACTTAGGATATCGTTACAAGCCGCCATCGAATAAAGAAAATAGTGATGATAATTCTATGGCAAGTATGGGTTATGAATACAAACCACCTTCACCTCCTGTTCCACAATTCTTTCCAACTGTTCCACCGGCACCGAAACCTTTTGGAggctattcatataataaaccTAGTATGATTGCTGATCTTGCTCCAATGGTTGTAGCAGACAAACCAGAAGTTCAAGGGTATCATTATCCTAAACCAGAATCATCGAAACCACCAACTGACTATATGCCACAAAGCTACGATTCTCATCCTCCTTATGGTCACGACGATTTGCCACCACACGGTCATAATTCCGACTACCCTGACTTGATATTTCAAAAACCACATGACGATATGAAGGGTGGTGACATGAAGGATCATGATATTGGAATGATGCCACCTTCGCCACATTCTGATGTGAAACCAGAAACGTATGGACCTTCAATGGATGATCACGGTTTTCCAGTTGATTTTCCAacagattttaaatttcatcatgACTTTGACGATCACGATCatgatcattatcattatcaccATCCAACAACATCGACCACTGAAACGCCCCGTGTTAATAGATTCAGTTACTATTATTTAGGGAAAAAATTGTACTATCTGCCTTTGTATTTTAgtgtttactttataatatacgtaGGAGCTTTGATAATTAAGGCCGTACTACGTCACAAGATCGTATATCCTAACAGCTGGAGACCAAACACTACGACGGCAACGTTCTTCTCAAAGAGATCCGTTGACGAGTTCACGTCAAGTGAAAATTTGCACGAAATTACGAGGAAAGTAACTCACGCGATCGCAACCGCTGCAGAGAAGTACATGagcggtaaaaataaaaacgtataa